Genomic window (Octopus bimaculoides isolate UCB-OBI-ISO-001 chromosome 28, ASM119413v2, whole genome shotgun sequence):
TCGGATGGCagtcacttaactaaacacaaatgtgctcatacaggagagaagccataccattgtaatatctgtggtaaatcgttctcttaTACTGAACCCTTAActaaacacatacgcactcatacaggagaaaaaccatatcactgtgatatctgtggtaaatcgttctctcgaAATCATAGCTTAagtactcacaaacgtattcatacaggtgaaaaaccataccactgtcacatctgtggtaaatcattttctgaatcttctcacttaactaaacacatacgcactcatacaggagagaaaccatatagttgcgatatctgtgggaaatcgtTTACTCAAAATCATAggttaactactcacaaacgtattcatacaggtgaaaaaccataccactgtcacatctgtggtaaatcattttctgaatcttctcccttaactaaacacatacgcactcatacaggagagaaaccatatagttgcgatatctgtgggaaatcgtTTACTCAAAGTCATggcttaactactcacaaacgttttcatacaggtgaaaaaccatatcattgtgatatttgtggtaaatcattgtcTCAAAATCATGCTTTAActagacacaaatacattcatacaggagaaaagccatatcactgtgatatctgtggtaaatcattttctcaaaatgaactcttaactaaacacaaacgtgttcacacaggagataaaccatttcattgtgatatctgtggtaaatcattctctgcaaatGGTGACTTAACtgttcacaaacgcattcatacaggagagaaaccatatcactgtgatacctgtggtaaatctttcCATACAAGTAGCCGCTTAACTgctcacaaacgcactcatacaggagcgaagccatatcattgtgatatctgtggtaaatctttcattGAAAGCGGTCAATTAACTAGACACAGACGctctcatacaggagagaagccatatccgTGTGATATCTGCGGTAGACCATTTTCCTATAGAAGTACCTTCAATAAACacagacgcattcatacaggagaaatgCCATAATATTGCGATGTCAGTCATAAATCATTCTCGGAAAGCAATTTCTTTACTAAACACATGTTCAGAGAGAAGAGAAACCCTATCAGTAGTAAATGATTCTCAGTACCAAGGGTGACATGGTAGTAGAGCAGTGATGTTAACAGGgccataaaagagaaaagatggggTGGTGGCAAAGAATCTTATCAGAAGGCTAAAAGAGAGATTAGACGTCAGGCCTGTCTAGCTATGcgtagaagcagaaaagaagtttgccaccAAAATCCTACAGTGTGATGATGAGAAGCTTGAAGTGTTCCAGATTGCCAAACTGTGTAAGTGAAAATCGGAGATATTGTCAGAGAAGTATGTGCGGATGGATAACGGTATGCTTGCACTCAATGATGTGGACAAGAAAGGCATGTAGAAGTTTCTATGCAAGACTGTTGGGATAAAGGGAGTCTCCCTCACATTagtccaacagagggaccagctatcctagtgGACAGCAGTATGGTAGGTAAGGCAATTAAAAGCATAAAAACTGTGATTCAGAATCACAGCTTGGATGCTCAAAATATCCACTAAGGTTGGATACAGGCTGGTCACCCTCATAGTTAATTGGGTCATTCAAGAAGATGTAATACCTAGCGATTAGTGTAGCAGCATAattgttagctgctacaaggtTAAGGGTGATGTTTTTAGATAGAAGTAGATATAGAGTCATCAAACTcatggatcaggtgatgaaaattagagagttatagctcaattaattaggagcAGAATTGGGCTAGAAAATATGCAATTCAGCTTTGTCTGGAGAAGAAGCACTAGCGATGCTATTTTCAtaggcaactgcaagagaagtactTATGCCTGGCATTTGTTGACCTAGAGAAAGGCGCCTTTAAATAGAGTGCCCTATTGTGTAATATTGTGGGCTCTGAGGAggctagggatagacaagtggttggtgaaAGTTGTACaaagacgctgtcagtaaggtgagagttaacgagta
Coding sequences:
- the LOC106879263 gene encoding zinc finger protein OZF, producing MIENELCEDNIKCEAESERIESRDERAIDMEQTSYHCDICKKSFSQKDILTAHTCIHERDKSHHCNLCGKSFCQKITLTTHKRTHTGEKPYVCIVCGKSFPQLGCLTYHSRTHTGEKPYHCNICGKSFSQAGSLTKHKRTHTGEKPYHCNISDKSFSDGSHLTKHKCAHTGEKPYHCNICGKSFSYTEPLTKHIRTHTGEKPYHCDICGKSFSRNHSLSTHKRIHTGEKPYHCHICGKSFSESSHLTKHIRTHTGEKPYSCDICGKSFTQNHRLTTHKRIHTGEKPYHCHICGKSFSESSPLTKHIRTHTGEKPYSCDICGKSFTQSHGLTTHKRFHTGEKPYHCDICGKSLSQNHALTRHKYIHTGEKPYHCDICGKSFSQNELLTKHKRVHTGDKPFHCDICGKSFSANGDLTVHKRIHTGEKPYHCDTCGKSFHTSSRLTAHKRTHTGAKPYHCDICGKSFIESGQLTRHRRSHTGEKPYPCDICGRPFSYRSTFNKHRRIHTGEMP